tttttagaaCAGTAACCAAGCTAAGTTGAAATAGTTATCTGGCCGTTAGATACCAGTACCAGTAATATATTGTCCtaatatataaatgtttaataaatGTCTGTGTGTAGCTTCTAGAAGCAGCAGTCAATGTGCCTTGtgtattaaaaaacttttcgccttatttttattttctcagaTCTTACAAAATTTCAGAATCACTTTCACTTAAAAATTAAGCAATTCAAATCAgatttaactttatttaattttcgtatagccaaagaaatttcaaattttcatatgatatTTTCATAGAAGTCGTCGTAATAATATACCTACATGTATTATGTAAACTGAAAATAGTGGACTGTATTGTTTTCACATGAAAGCGTAcctatatatgaaaattaaatatattctaaatagTAACAAATGTATTTATTCATCTGAATATCTAAATCTTTGAAAACTAGAGTTAATTGTTGATCTAAATTTGTACTTATCTTGACTGAATCTAAAACATGTAGTTTTTTGCATTTAAGCAAGCTTTGAACTATTTCAAGATTTGCTCagattttaattataacaatttatacATGAGCGGGtcaataacaaaatgaaaaacagcTTTTGCGcaaaaaattctctttcgaGCTCTTTGTctgtttctgaaaaaaataatatttatcaaggTCATCAAAATGTGTGATATCATCTACATAGCCTGCAAAGTTCTGTTTAAACAGTCAATTTTAAGCAAATGCGAAACCCATCTTCAATACACCCAGCCATGTAATATGTCATGGCTTCCACAACCTCTCACATTTTCAATCTCCGATCGGTCAATTTGTTTCAGGTATAGAGACACCAAGTGATATATCTAGACTAGAGCGTTCAGTATCTTCCCTGCTTGACCGAccataattatattcaataaactAAGTACTTTATCACTATTAAAATTGATGCTGCAGATTTCCCATAGTATTTATCATGCTTAGCTTTGAGTGATGGTTTTTGCCGCAACAAATAACGTTTAATAAGTTTACGAATTTCACTTTTTCTAGCTTGTTCAAAATTTTGGCAGGAATTAAATGAGTGATATTTGTTGACTGATGCAGTGTTGTCCTTTCAGTTCAGAGGCAGTAAAGTCGCGTACTTATTGACCCGCcctaatataaaaaatagttttctcaaaatatcgaatttaaaCTTGTCCATCGTTTAAAGGGCTCTTAAAAGTAAAGTCTAAGCAAATAAAATCGTAAATGACATAGATAGTTAACATTTTAGGCAGTTATATCTATAAATGATGAGTTATTTCACAGAAACTggtcgaaaatttttttttgataatgatttttctagctaatacaACTTATAAGTAAGAATTATCCTAATAGAATGATAATCTAATTTTGTTAGATGAatatgtaattaataaattttcatagttGTACTTTGAACAATCCCATGcatcagtaaattagtaaaatcaGTAAAAAGCAATTGAGTGCTGAGAGAGTTTAAATTTGCATTCTAtattaatgtaatatttttttaatatgtaaagCCCTACAAACACGGCGTTAAttccaatatttattaattccaAATTAGTAGAACAAATGAAGTCATGCGTCTTATAGCGGTTCCTTACTCTACATTTCCTTGGAAAAGGAGAATTCAACACATTCAGTAACTTAAAATcgaacatttatttattacacaCTTAATAGTCACCCAACTACAGacactattttatttaaaaattttctttgaatctAGTCTCTagtaaaaaaatacagaaatatatttttgaacgaTTTGTATCATAAGAacctaaaatttaatttttgatatatgtatttatatgggaaaaatttaccttttcagGCCCTATTATCTGTAGATAAGTTTAAATTTGAACTACTTAAACGAAAGGTATATATTACATATGTATTTTATTAGTgaataaaaattcttaaaagtatatctggaaaaaaatatggaactaAAGTGTTTTAACGGGTCAATATTACATTGGACCAAACTATTTCTATTGTACCCTTAATATGCGgccttaaaataaaatttacagaCGCTCAAATCTATACAACTTATTTTTATGGccttaaaatatattctatgTGGTGAATTagtagataaataaatttttaatatatttcttcttataataaaattttatttgtaaattaccaaaaattttgatataaacgATGAAATAAGTAATGTATAAAAAGTGACTTAGTTCatcgaacaaaaaaaaattattatgtcaagacACCAGATGCAGTAACGTGAAGTTATTATTCGAGTAATATAGTACAGTTCTGttctttgaatatatttacTTTCGTTAAGGGATCTTCACCAAAACCTAGACGTCACAATGACTTTCTAAAACACACATAATTAAGAGCATAGTCTGTTTTACGgataacaatattttgattcataagGAATCTAAATCTGGAACATGAAGGATGAAATGTaaattgcaacaaaattttgaaatcattcaTATAGGCCGAGAAAtgaaagtaaaaaagaaaaaactattattatgaAACATTTCAAACACGTGAAATGAGCTGAGTAAccttaaaattgtttaaattcgtaatttttttaaaagggaAGTGTTCCTGATTATAAAAGATTAGATTAATGAACGGACCGCCACTATCTTTTTCAAAACTTACTGAATATCTAcgttttttgtttgattctttTCTGGCGCGTCACAGATCCTTCTTTATTGTTCTAAAATAAcattctttgaatatttttctaaattaatgtATTGATCctttttgctttttattatttcttataatagTGCAGGGCATAGTGGCGctaaatagatttgaaaaatgttgttttttatatgttttattcagAGTATAACAATATGCTTCCTTCACACATACACTTTGACACGATTAACCTTGATCGTCATTGCCCGTCAGCGCATGAACTATGATCGTTCTTCCTCGTTAGTTCCAATCTTTTGACTGTTATAACTCACTGAGTAAAACTCAGTGACTATGATGATCTCTCTCGCCTAAATGATAGTACAGTTGAAAACTACTTGTAATAATCAAACGGTTCCGGTGGTAATCTGAATTTGGCAAAAAATTGGACTCGTTTTTCCCCGTTGCTCTTCATATGTATAGGAACAAACAGATTACCACACGCTAGAATACTTCATTATTAGGAGCAACcgaataataaatcaaaagcataaataatctaataatattCCGTAAATTTGATTTGCTTCTGGAAATTCtgattatcaataaaattgtatttaggTCAGTGGATGAATcttaatcaaatataataaataaatataataaaaatataataaaaaaataataaaatttttggtaaaatgcaaaaaactaacaaatacTTTCGTTTCATATTCTAGGCCAGGTTTCAGatggaacaaaaatatatgtaaatgctattttcaatttacttcGTTTTTGTCCCATCCAATTAAAAACAAGTGTCTAGTGATAAATCGAAGAGAACCAAactaatatgaataatatattcaaacCGAATTGTTGACTTTATTAAATAGGTATATGTATATTTTGTGATCTAAATTGTCTACTCAATGCATATGTAGAAATCTTATTTGTTGTCCAATAAAACTTTAACCATACTCGTTACGTTAATGTGAGAAAACACATCTATGGTGTGTTAAAATAACCATGTAAGTGTCAATGTCCATAACAGCCGTTAAGGCATCTTATTTGTTAAAATGACTAGTTATTTATAACTGTTATTAGTTAATGTATAATTCTATATGCATGTGATGTAATATTGATgttgattaaatattatactGTAACTATTGttattaatagtaaaatatCCCAACCCGtaatcaaaaaagttttaaatcgACATAAAAAAGTCAGCAGTGctcattaaatgaaatattcaacaTATAAAGTATATTCAAGGGTGATAATCGAGAGAGAAGGCCAATATTAGTTacaataaatgtattaataagaaaaaactggagcaattaaatacagaaaatatgaaaatctcaataataaaaatatttagtaaccCTCTAATCTTATTTTCAACAGTACAGAAGACAGCATACGTAAACTACAAGAAATGAGAATATACCAAAACCAATTTCTTGCAAAAcataacaaatttataaaattcaaacgAAATTCAATATAACCACCAATCAAAAGATGATATCTTATGGAAAAACCCTGTATTCAGAAGGGATGGGATAGTGGTAACACATAAATATTGATTGTAATGTCTTATAGTCACTCCCAAATATGAGCTCCATAATTAAAAGCGTTTGGCAGATATTAAAACATTCTCGCTAACTCCCTAAAAGGATTTGATCTCCATTATAattcagattataaaaaatgtgtatataaaGCCCTTACTTATGAACGTTCTATCCGCTCTAGAATAGGACATAATTCTGTACCAAATTTTATCTAGGAGCAGTTAATATAACgagtaaatatttttcacaataccTAACCTTAGCATGGTGTGTATCCgaacaaatttaaatatcttgtCTTTACAAGATAACAAATATCACCATGAAAAAACTCCTTATATTCTGCAAAATTAAACTCCCAAAAAGTTTAATGCATTACTTATCCATCCAAAAAAGTAACTGTAATTGGAAGTAATGTGAGAAAAACAATTGATTTTGTACAGAAAATCTTGAACTAGATTTTTATGTTATACACATCCATTGAATTCCTCTagtttcatattatataataaaaaactttttggcACTAATTTTCatgaacctttttctatttgGGCGTACTCAAGATCAGGTAAATATTCCATTACCTGAACATTTTATTACACTGAATACACTATCTGGTCCTTTTTCAGGATGTTAAAGGAATGCTTGAAAAATCAGACAGTGTTAATGcgaatgttggtgtagtagttCTAAACAAAGTATTCAAAATTGAAGGTgccagaaatttaattttacattccaaattaaattgattttgagcTCTGGCgtgataataacaaaattttagcaACTTTAGAATCACTATAGAGAGTAGCTGGTTGACAAATtacgaaaattgaatttatttcaaattaggTAGGAAACAAAGTATTAATACAACactttttaagaaatattaataaataggtTGAAGTAAAACACTCAAACAACTataattctttaataaaataaaaatataatttttagttacTGTAAAAAGTGgtacatattttataaataaagttacataaatatgtttattacaatatacatttaatgaattattataaattaaaaatatttgatttgacttataatttaaattataaaactatccgtataaaaatgtaatattatacagggtgtttcatcaGAAATGGACATAAAGATAAACCAATTTGATGTTTCCAAATATCCTATATTCAATACATCTTCTACACTTTGTGACTGATATATACTAAATTTAGCAAAGTTCATTTTAACTTCCGAATTACcctatatattatttcaaaattggacacaataaaaagaaaaaaaacattttaaaattgcTCTTCCTAATAACACGattctgtaaattatttttgcaCAAACAATCTTCTGCCCTTCTTAATAAAACACCCAAAAAGTAACCATTTGAGAAGAGAAACTTCTTAAATGAGATCAAGTCATTTTGAATAAGAGACTAGTCAAATATAAAGAGAAATATTCCATATATACATCAAATACTAATAATAGAAGCTTTATTATTGAGATGTACAACCCGAATGTTCAATCCAtactttgttttaataattcCAGAAGATCATATTTCTCTTGTTCTTTTTCAATCTGTTCTTGTAACAAACTTTCCGACATATCTTGGAATCTCTGTCTTAGCGccaaattttctatattttcaatttttgtttcctgTTGTTGTCTCTTATCTTTCAAGTCTGCTATTTCTAATTCTATTTCGTCAAGTCTGGCTTGAACGctcactaaaaaaaattaattcaatttccaTCCTGACAAGAAAAactagtaaataaaatttaatagtataatagaaaaatatcaattgaaaatggCACTGGAAGTTGAATATaagttatttatcaatttttttgctaaatGTGAAACACAGTATAAgtgtaatttcatattttcaattgtatatgTTGAGGTAggttatttattgatattcgAGATCTCTATAAAATTAGTCATAAATCTCAGTTATAGCAAATTGTACTGTTGCATGAATAATTACTAGATTATTCATTTGGGACATCATGATGTTCaaattgaatacatttgatTCTTTCTCAAACCACATGAGAATCATTGAAAGACACAAGAATATGACAGTTTCTAAACTTTCAAAACATAACATGGAATTTAAGATCATTGCCTAAAGAGGATGAAAggcaaatattgaaaaaagttttatcagtCAAATATTTGAGACAAGATAAGCATTAAAGCAAAAGGAACATTGAGAGCTATCATATTTATGTTTACCAGTTGGCATCACCTCATCACCCTCAAATTTACAATATAAACAGGAAATatgatacattttatttttgacaagaaGCCCTGAAAAGATTTGAAATCAAGATCAAAacaatgtatttatttattattcatttgtaTTTTAAACTCTAATTTACAACTATAAGCCCCGTTCTTTGACCAaacaattgacaaaaaaaaaagacTCACTGAATTATTGCATTTAGTAACTTTTGTCATTAATTTAATATGCTGAAACACAATATTACCTCTAAGATTCCCTTTGTTCTCAGGTGCTCTCAAGTATGCATCCGAATATGAGTTGCTTGAAGATGATTGTGGATAATAATCCATTTCTTGCATTAAATTTGGAGATTGATCAATCTCTCTAAACATATCACTAGTAAATTCTGTTGGTAGCTTAGATTCTGCtgaattattctaaaaaatatcatgagctagaaatttattcattaaactTGTCCCTAAGATAGATAATGaacataataaattatccaTATTACAAAGAAGTAACAGTATTTGTGGGTAGGagtttctaattgaaaatagtACATACCAGAACTGAATTAGAATCTGTAAGATGGCTGTCTTCTCCTGAATTTTGACTATTTTCATCCAAAACATCTAGTACATTAAGATGTGCATCTTCATCTTCTGAGTCACTAACAGCACCTCCAAATATTTCATGTTCGGCAACATTTTTTATGGGTTCTGATGGATCTTTCTTTACAACAGTCCCTTTATTTACtttgttttcatcttcttcatttaTTACTTCCCATTTTACACTTACCTGTGAACAAATAATATGGAATATTATATTGTCAAATTATCTGGTgctgaaataaaaaagaaattcggaagattttaatgaaaattcccaatCAGCTTATATCCTTGACAGACATACAAATGCAGAATATTTTCTGCTGacacaatttgaaaaaaacatctTCCAACACTCTACGAAACTGTTTTGCAAATGGCTGACTAGAAAAATTTACAGAAGACTCAACAAATTGgccaattttttgtttatataagaAAACTGATGTATCATTGTTGAATAAACTAACATTATACCAAATTCCTTACAATTATCTTTCTtggtatatttattttcaaattaattttctgtttttagaAGAATAGATCAACtgtatcaattttaaataattatcctTACCGCATCATTATCACTTCTTAAAAGTCTTTTAACCTCTTTTTCAATTTCAGGTGcttctacatattttttctttaatgtttttctaaaacgCCGTTTTCGTACATTTTTAACAGGAGGTGTTATCCCATGTGGCCacaaatatttcttatcaaCTTTATTggaatcttttttctttttctgagGTGAGTCCTCATCTGTGGTTGTCTGGTCATCATCTTCTTTACAAATAAGCATCTGACATATATCAGCagttttataaaaaccttttccATCAATAGTTTTTAAGGATTCAACTATTGTCGGCAAATCCACCACTTTGGCAGACATCAGCCAATGATCTACTCTGACTTCACCATGACGCATGTCATGTTCAATATTGATAGTAACTCTATCTTCTAATGAACTATTGTTTCGAATGGCTTCACGTAAAACTCTTGAAGGTTCCTGGAACATTTTTAAGGAAGCAATAAGATGAATGTAACTAAATCTACCTGCAGCTAATTGTACAAGATTCAATTATTTAAGTGCTAATTTGATAGGAGAATTAgactagctataaaaactaataGTTGATTCATAAGAAGTCATTTACAACGTAGGGTTGAGTGGGGTAAATGTAAACAGGGGTAATTGTAAACAATATCAGATTTCAGTTTCGGCCAAATCGCCGACTTCCACTGTTAAATTTCGGTTTGTCCCTTCTGTCAATGAATACAAACGAATTTGCTTCTTAGACGCTTTACAGTCTGCTGTGATTATTAGCCTAAGGTGCTGCAAAAATTACGTTTTTCTCTTTTGAAGGTTATGTGAGATTAGTGtgcagttttgtttttttaaaggTATGTATTgctgtttgtttatttattgtgaaaaaaatgtctttttagCCGATTCTGCTTGTACAAACATTATATaaacaagattttattttgttgtttacaTTTACCCCATAAAATAGGGTGATGGGGTAATTGTAAACTATTTTGGGGTAAATGTAAACCAATAAGATATCTGATAATATCAaagataatatattatttttcaatattaatatatttattattgtttcagATGCCCCGAAAATATGTGCCAAAAACCAGTGGAGTGGCTTATACCAAAGAAGATCTCGCAAATGCTGTTTCTGAtgtgagaaataaaaatatgaccCATCGAGTTGTAGCTGAATTCTACCATGTACCAATTGCTGTCATCTCGCAACGAATCAATGGAAGAAAGACTTCAATTGAGGCAAACCGGGGGCGTAAGACTGTTTTTAACCAAGaaactgaaaacaaaattgtgGATTATTTGTTGTCTCGAGCCAACGCTAGATATCCGTGTGACAAGGATGAACTCCTTAATCTAATTCAGGAGTacgtaaaatcaaatattctgCAAACCCCATTTACTGATCCTAGGCCAAGAAGTGACTGGTATTATACTGTTATTAAGCGACACAAAGATCTTAGTTCCCTCAAAAAGCCGCAACACCTCCAAAAATGCAGACAAGATGCAAGAAGGCCATAtgttatttatgatttttataaagagCTAAAAAATACTTTGACTCGTCTTCATCTTTACACAGAGGATAAAACTTGCTTCATATTTAACACTGATGAATCAGGTTTTAAAAGCGACCCCAGTCCCTATTGGTGTAAAGGGAAAAGCCTTACAAAGGGTTTCTGGAGGATCAGGACGAGAATCAACAACCGTCCTCGCTTGCATGGGAACTGACGGATCAACTCTTCCACCATTAATAGTATTCAAGGGAGCTGCGGTACAGGCAAGGTGGACATCGGAGAAGACGTTTCCAGAAACTCTTTATGCAGCCTCGCAGAACGGATGGATTTAGGAACCCCAATTTCATACATGGTTCATTAAGTTCATTACTCGTGTTAAAAAAATCCGTGAAAAAACATCACATCCCCAGCAAGCAGCTGTTCTCATTTATGACGGCCACTCCAGTCACATAAGTATTAGCATTATTGAAGATGCAATTTCCAACAATATAACTCTCATTAAACTCCCCAGTCATCTTACCAACTTGCTGCAGCCACTAGACAAATGTGTTTGTGGGCCAGTTAAAACATTCTGGGAAAAGAAGCTTATTAAGTTTtggcaaaaaaaaatatgggaaaagaTACTGGTCGTCTTACAAGATCGCAATTTGTAGAAATGCTTGGAGATGTTTGGTCACAAGCCTTAAAGAAGTCAAACATAATTTCCCGTAGATGAATCAAAATTCCCAACAAGTTCATTTAAAAAAGGGCAGTTGGATgcttatttataaataatatccaAAACAGCAAAAGATAATGCTGCAGAAGTAATATATAATGAAGAAGATGACACAAGATCTTGTCAGTATCTAACTACTGAAACGTGTACGACCAACTTTCAGAAAAATAATCCCGAAATGGCGAGTGAACCCAAACCAGGAATATCCAATGTAAACAAAATACCGGAAGCAAATGACGGCTTCGAAAAAGACATTAACCAGGATGCGATCTCCTAAGAATCCTCTTTGCAAAAGCTTTTTTTCAAGTCTccataaaacaaagaaaatgtatCAACAATAGAGGAAACTAATTCACCTCCAAAGAAATTAGTTATTCCAAGGCTAAAACAAATGTCATATGGCGAGGTTTTGACAACAAAAGAAGATTTGAAGAGGCTTAAAGAGGCTCGggaaaaaaatctttaaaagcTCCACCCAAAACAAAGCAGAAAACAGTCAaaagaaaagtggaaaatcaGGGAACatcagaaatgaaaaataatcagaacAGAAAAAGGAATAAGCAAAATACATACCTTGAGAGTTCAAGCGATGAACAAAGTGAAGGTTCTCTATGCTTAAGCAATGATGACAGTCCATTAGAAGGAGATGTTCCTGATGAAGATCCAATTTCGATAACAAAAATCCCAGTTTTAGATTTAAAATGTGGAAGTTTTGCACTTGTGTAATTGAAGGGTGGTAAAAGAAAGATAACTACCTACAAATATGTATGctctaatgaaaatattgttgacAGAGAAGTAGAGGTAGTAGGATTAAAAAGTAAGCAAAAgcaaaattttgcaaaaattcaGTCAAATGATGTGTTTCATTGGTGAAGACCAGATTATAGGAGTATTACCCTTTCCCACCATTAAAATGAAGGGGAAACGAATATAttacaactttgaaaaaatagtccccattttggaaaattaacaGTTTTATGTTGcttttaatattataatgatttccctgtttcatattttaataacattgtatctttttataaatatttgaataaaagagTAAAAAAAGCTAGTTTATTGCATTTTTAGGGGTAAATGTAAACATTGGTTTAATTTAGTATGCACTGCTTAAAATATACCCTCGAATAAACCTAAGTTTCAAATGTTTACAATTAGTCCATTTCCCAATATGTAGTATGTATGGCACAACTGATAAATGTTTACAATTGCCCCAAAGGTGTGGGGGTAAATGTAAACatacatttttgttgaaaattttggttgtttactaattttttatttttggtatttttgcTCAGGGTACCATAAAATGAAGATGTCCATTATTATGATGCCATGGTTTCAGATCCAAAAAATCTTATAACAAACTTTTAccataaagataaaaaagaaaaaaaagtaactTGTCAAAATCGTTTACGTTTACACCACTCGACcttaaaaatgtaatatttgatAAGACTAGCATCCTTATGACCATACAAAATAGTACATATATTGCATCAACAAAATAAgctattttgaaaatgtgatttaaatataatactcattttaataatgatgtaaaaattttacaaaataaccataaattgaaaattgtgacaataatttgaagggaAGAGAGTATCTAAGGTTGTAAGTAGTTCAATGAGAAAATCTTATAGATCATAAaccattttaaaattgaaataaatcagaagaAAACTTAACAATTTCTGGAGATATTAAGccaatatgaataaaaaatacttttttatttctgctTTTTGGGCAGTAACTGTAGTTGGTAGATTACTTTTTACTGTTGACATTATTTTACTTCAACATAATCAAGTACATACCAATGGTAGACGGAGTATAATTTGTGATTCCAGTTCAAGAGGCGCTTCTGTTTCTCCCTTGTCTCCTCTATCTGATTTATGCATGTCTGTTTactaattttcaatgaattaatatatttttccaaaatttctgaAATCCAAGACATCAATAAATGAATCCGTAACAGTACTAAGTCTTCTATATAAACATTATATTTACTATGTGTTATCATTCTTAACATCAATGACAAGAGACAGCGTTTCTAGATAAGTTCTTCTTTTCTAAATGTGCTGGTTGATCtacaaacaaatgaaatattctatatttggaaaatgtagCCTTGTGGAgcttattcttattttttccataaaatatttatttcagctGGATCTTACAACTTCTGACACGcgttttttttggttttatgaaGATCTGCTTCAGGAATAGTTGACTTTTGACTTGTTAGTTTTATTTGTTCAggtgattttattattatttgatttgattctCTACAAAAAGTACAGCTCTCAAAAGAAA
This portion of the Diorhabda sublineata isolate icDioSubl1.1 chromosome X, icDioSubl1.1, whole genome shotgun sequence genome encodes:
- the LOC130450831 gene encoding transcription initiation factor TFIID subunit 7, producing the protein MHKSDRGDKGETEAPLELESQIILRLPLEPSRVLREAIRNNSSLEDRVTINIEHDMRHGEVRVDHWLMSAKVVDLPTIVESLKTIDGKGFYKTADICQMLICKEDDDQTTTDEDSPQKKKKDSNKVDKKYLWPHGITPPVKNVRKRRFRKTLKKKYVEAPEIEKEVKRLLRSDNDAVSVKWEVINEEDENKVNKGTVVKKDPSEPIKNVAEHEIFGGAVSDSEDEDAHLNVLDVLDENSQNSGEDSHLTDSNSVLNNSAESKLPTEFTSDMFREIDQSPNLMQEMDYYPQSSSSNSYSDAYLRAPENKGNLRVSVQARLDEIELEIADLKDKRQQQETKIENIENLALRQRFQDMSESLLQEQIEKEQEKYDLLELLKQSMD